Part of the Natranaerovirga pectinivora genome is shown below.
CAATGGATTTACTGATACAATTAACCCTGAAATACTTAAAGCACATGCATTAGGAATTGTAAATGGAGTAAGTGATACTAAGTTTAAACCTAATAATAATGTTTCTAGGCAAGAAATAGCTGTTATGTTTTTTAGAACTTTGAAAGCAGTAGATGAAAGCTTAATAGATGGTATTTATCCGGTTAATTTTGAAGATAAAAGTGAAATCGCAAGTTGGGCTGAAGAGGCTATAGGCTTTATGAGCAATAAAGGGATAGTTGGGGGAGTAGGAAATAATCTAGTTAATCCAAAAGGAAATGCAACAAGGGAGCAAGCTATTGCTTTGGTTGTTAGGACATTTGAAGAGTTTAATTAATTAAGGATTGTAATTATACAAAGTGAATTAATGATAATTTAGAAAAGGAAAAATGAAAGATGAATAATAAAAAAAGAATAGTATTATCGATACTTATTATGACATTAATGAGCTTATTATTAGCTTGTGGAAGTGCACAGAAAGAATCAGAATTAATTGGTGAGTGGGAATTAATAGAAGATGTGTTAGCTTTTGGATTTTTTACTTATCCTAAAGGATCTAAAGTGCAATTTTATAGTGATGGTAATATGAGTTTTATGGGAATTGGATCAAAATATGAAATAGTTGATGGTAAATTAAAATTAACAGAAAATGATGGACCAGTTACGTATAACGAATACAAAGTAGATGGAGATACGCTGACATTACATTTACAAGCAACTGGATTATTGGCAGGGAACTCTGTTGAGTTGAATTATAAAAGAGTAGCTAAATAAATCAATAATAGCAGTAAATACAATAAAAAAGGATAACCCACACATAAGGGTTATTTTTTTTAGCTACAACTTACAACTCATTATATAAAACAAACAACGTAAGTTATACAGCCATTAGTAAAGGTAGTATGATGTTAAGATACGGTATAAAGAAATTCCAGATGCTATAAATATTAAATAATTAGAAGATAAAGGTATTGGTTTAAAATGAGAAGAAGGCTATGGGCAAATTATCTTTAAAGTTTTTTTGAAGTTTGTATTTACAATCAAATTAATTTATTAAGAAACTAAATTTATTGTTGGTAAAATCCATCGCTATTCTGTATAAATGTAATAAATAGGTGGTAAAATGAGTATGAACAAAAAACTAAGATTTATTCTGGTTAGAATATGTTGAACTTAAGTGGATTTTAAAGTAGAATAATATATAAATATAAAGCAAAGTAGGGTAATTATGGGTAAGAACACAGTTGCAATTATTGGTGGAGGTGCTTCTGGCCTTGTGGCAGGTATTGTTAGTGCTAGAGGTGGTGCCAAAGTTACGATTATTGAAAGAATGGATAGATTAGGTAAAAAAATATTGGCTACTGGAAATGGACGTTGTAATTTGACTAACACAGTATTGTCTGTAGATCATTTTAATGGAGAAAACCCTAAGTTTTCTATGCCAGTACTAAGTGCTTTCGATGTAGAGAAGACCATAGAGTTTTTTAATGGGCTTGGAATCTACCCAAGGGTAGAGAATGGGTATGTTTATCCTTATTCTAATCAAGCTTCTTCTGTTTTAGATGTACTTAGGCAAGAGATTGAACAATTAAAAATTAATGTTGTTTATGAGGAAGAAGTTAAAGAGATCGAAAAAAAGAAAAATCAATTTATTATACATACGAATGGTAATAAATATTATACCAATAAAGTTATTTTATGTGCAGGAGGGAACTCAACTCCCAACCTTGGGTCAAATGGGAGTGGTTTTGATTTAGCCAAGAAACTAGGACATAGAATCGTTAGCCCTTACCCTGCATTGGTTCAGATTAAAGCCAGTGAAAATTATTTGAAAAGGATTAAAGGGGTAAGGGTAATAGCAAAACTTCATTTGTATATTGATGATACTTTAAAAAGAGAAGAAGTTGGGGAAGTTTTGTTTACAGATTATGGTTTATCAGGTATACCAATATTACAGATTAGTAGATATATAGGTGAAGCCATTAATAATGGTAAAAAGATTAAAGTTTTATTGGATTTAATCCCAGAATTAGAAACGGAGGCTTTAGATAAAATATTAGTAGAGCGATTTACCAATATGCCTTATAAATCCATAGAAGATAACTTAATTGGGTTATTAAATAAAAAGCTAATTCCTATAATTACACATTTATCAGATATAAAAGATAATCAGCCCGTTAGTCAGATAAGTAAATCTCAAAGACATAAATTAATTGAATCAATAAAAAATCTAACCTTTAATATAACAGGAACAAATGATTGGAATCAATCACAGGTTACTGTAGGCGGTGTGGCAACGGATGAAGTAGATCCTAATACATTAGAATCTAAAATTCATCCAAACTTATATTTTGCAGGAGAAATTCTTGATATTGACGGCGATTGTGGGGGATATAATTTGCAATGGGCTTGGAGTAGTGGGTATATAGCTGGTAAAACCATAGTTAAGAAAACCAATTAAAAACAAAGGATGTAAAAGTGATGATAAGAATACAACAATTAAGATTTGAGTTAAATCATAATGATAATAATATTAAAAATAAGATACTAAAAGAGCTAAGAATAACAGAAGATGCTTTAAAAGAATACAGAATTATTAAAAAATCCATTGATGCTAGAAAGAAAAATAATATCATAATTGTATATACTATTGATATTAAAGTACAAGATGAAAAGAGTGTAATGAAGAAGATTAACAATAATAATATTATGTTAACAACTCATCAAAAATACACTTTTAATGTTACTGGACCAGAAAAGATTAAGCATAGACCTATAATTGTTGGAACAGGTCCAGCAGGATTATTTGCTGCTCTACTATTGGCAGAAAAAGGGTTTAAGCCTATAATAATAGAAAGAGGACAGCCAGTAGAAGAAAGATTTAAAGATGTGAATCGTTTCTGGGAAACAGGTGTATTAAATCCTGAGTCAAATGTTCAATTTGGTGAAGGTGGTGCAGGTACTTTTTCTGATGGAAAGCTAAATACCATGGTAAAAGAGGAAACAGGAAGAAATCATAAGGTTTTAGAGACATTTGTAGAGGCTGGAGCCCCATCAGAAATTCTTTATATAAACAAACCTCATATTGGTACAGATTATTTAAGAACGGTTGTAAAAAATATGAGAGAAAAGTTAATTGATCTAGGAGCAGACATTAAATTCGGAACTAAATTAACGGATATTATTATTGAAAACAATACAATTATTGGAATTGAAGTCAATAACAATGAAAAAATAGAGTGCCAAATGTTAATTCTTGCAATTGGTCATAGTGCTAGAGATACATTTGAAATGCTATACAAACATAATATCCAAATGGCTAGTAAACCTTTTGCTATTGGTGTTAGAATTGAACATCCACAGATTCTTATTAGTAAGAATCAATATGGAGATTATTATGAAAGCCCACATTTGCCAGTTGCGGATTATAAATTAACCCATAAATGTTCTAATGGAAGAAGTATTTATTCTTTTTGTATGTGCCCAGGCGGTTTTGTTGTTAATGCCTCTTCTGAAAAAGGTCGAATTGTTACTAATGGCATGAGTAATTATGCCAGAGATGAAGTAAATGCCAATAGTGCTATTATTGTCACTGTTAAGCCTGAAGATTTTGAATCAGAACATCCCTTAGCAGCTATAGCTTTTCAAAGAAAATGGGAAGAAAAGGCTTTTCAAGTGGGTGGAAGTTCATACAAAGTACCCATTCAATTGGTAGATGATTTTTATAAAAATAAAGCATCAAATAATTTAGGAGATGTTATGCCATCTTTAAAAGAACAAGGGGTATTGGCAAATATTCAGGAATGTTTACCTCATTATGTTATTGAGGGATTAAAAGAGGGCATTCAAGCTTTTGATAAAAAAATCAAGGGATTTGCAAGACAAGATGCAATTTTATCTGGAGTAGAAACAAGAACGTCATCACCAGTTAGAATCCATAGAGATGATAATTTTGAAAGTAATATCAAAGGATTATATCCTTGTGGTGAAGGTGCTGGCTATGCAGGAGGTATAACTTCTGCAGCTATGGATGGTATAAAAACGGCAGAAGCTATATTTAAACGATTTAAACCAGAATAATAGGGGGGATTCACTTGAGTAAACGAAGTCATTTGAAAGATAAAAAAAGAATTGTAATAAAGATTGGTTCATCTTCATTAACCCATCCAGAGACAGGGCATCTGAATCTTGCTAAATTAGATAAGTTCACAAGGATTTTGTCTGATTTAAAGAACAAGAATAAAGATGTTATTCTTGTAACCTCTGGTGCTATTGCAGTTGGGTATAAAGCTGTAGGATTAAAAGAAAAACCTGTGGAAATTTCTAAAAAACAAGCCTGTGCATCTGTTGGGCAAGCTATTCTTATGATGATTTATCAAAAGTTATTTAGAGAATATAACCAAACAGCAAGTCAGATACTGTTAACCAAAGATATTATGGATTCAGATATAAGAAGAAGGAATGCAGAGAATACATTTAAAGAATTATTTGAAATGAATGTTATTCCTATTGTTAACGAGAATGATACAATCTCTACTGAAGAAATTGAATTCGGTGATAATGACACATTATCTGCAATAGTGGCCACCTTGGTTAAAGCAGATTTATTAATACTTCTTTCAGATATAGAAGGGTTATATACAGATGATCCAAGAAAAAACAAAGATGCTGTTTTTGTTGAGGAAGTTGCAGTGATTGATGAAAATCTACTCAATATGGCAAAAGGTGCAGGGAGTAAAGTTGGCACAGGAGGTATGATTACTAAAATTCTGGCTGCTAAAATTGCAACTGAATCAGGTGTTGATATGGTTATTTCTAATGGGGATGATGTTAACAATATACTTAGAATTATCGATGGTGAAAACATAGGAACATTATTTTGTAAAAACTAGAAATCAAGGATACATAGGAATGAAAACCACTGTAAATAATTATAGTGGTTTTTTTAAAGGAAAATTCCACAGGAAGTTTTAAATTTTACAACCAATAATAGTATTAAAAATAATAAAGGCTATATATAATATTAAAAAGAGGAAATTTGCAATCTATGAAAGCAAGAAGGGATATGGCTATCGCATTAATACTAATTGGAGTACTAATCATTGGTATTATTATCTTCATTAGGTACTTTGATTTGAATTTTAAGAATGAAGAAAATAAATTAGAATTTAGAATATCCAATAAAAGGAATGGAGAAAAAGAAGATACAAAAGGAAAGACCTATGAGGGGATATGGCTCATAGAAAGTGAAGATATTAAACAGTGCCAGCCTTTAATATATGTTTTTGGTGGCATGATTTTAGATATCCAACAGATCAATAATGAAATTATTAAAGGTGAAATAAGTACAATACAAAGTGCCCCCTCCAATAGAATTGCTAGTGTAACTTTTGAAGCATTAAGGTCCAATAATATTCTAAAGTACCTTTTTTCTGATGACGGATGGGGGAATAAAGGGCAAATTACATTAGAGTTTTTAGAAGATACATTAGACCTTACAATTGATTTAACAGACATTGGAGAAGGTGCTATGTGGGGAATTGGAAATGGCAATTTTATTTTTCATAGGGCATTACCATTTGAAGAATTAGAAATAACAGAATTATCAAGAGCACCTTTTGAAAAATATTTTTCTGAATTAGAAAAAGGGTATTTACAACCATTTAAAGAGTTTCATTTAGAGAATGATCAACTTATTACTTTTGCAATTTTATATTATGCGTATAACCATATTAATGCCACAACAATTGAAAAGTCTGAAGTAGATAAAATAATTTATGATTTTTTTGGTATTAAAGACATAGAACATAATTCAGTATTTGATTATGGCATTATTTATACCAATAATTCATATACATATCCTGTTGTTTCGGGTGTTTCTCGAATCCCAATTGTTGAACAAATCATAGAATGTGATAGTAAGTATTATATTATGTTTACCTTCAATTATATTGATTTTGAAACAAGTGGGTACAATCTAGATGCGTTAATGTTAGCAACTTTAGAGAAAGGATCTGAAGGGTCTAGTATGGACTATTGGCTTAAGGAATACAAAGAGATTTATAAATTTGATTAATGCTACTTTAAACTAGTGATGATTGCACTAGTTTTTTCTTTTAGGATTTAGGCATTAAAAAACTCTTGGAAAAAAAATTGATACATGTTACTATAAAAGTAAAATTTTTATATATGAACTATTTTGGGCTACCTTTTTTCTAATAAGAAAAATATGGGGATGCAATAGAGTTTACATTATGGAGGGTTTTTATGACTTACGAAGATGCGTTAGAATATATTCATGGTTCATTAAGATTCGGTGATAAGCTTGGACTTGATAATATACGTAAATTATTAGAATTAATGGGTAATCCACAAAAAAAATTAAAATTCATACATGTAGCAGGCACCAATGGGAAAGGGTCAACTTGTGCAATCCTTGCAAGTATTTTAAAAGAAGAGGGTTATAAAGTTGGTATGTTTACATCCCCTTATATAGAAGCCTTTACAGAGCGAATAATTATAAATGATGAACAAATTCTTAAAATGGACTTAGCAAGAATAACTGAAGATATAAAAAGCCATGTTGATCATATGGTGAAGGAAGGTTTTAATCATCCAACAGAATTTGAGATTGTTACGGCCATTGGCTTTCAACATTTTTTTGAAAAGAACTGTGATATAGTTGTCCTTGAAGTAGGTATGGGCGGAAGATTAGATTCAACAAATGTTATTGATCTACCCTTGGTTTCTGTAATAACTTCCATAAGTTTAGATCATACAGATTATCTTGGGGATACCATTGACAAGATTGCTTTTGAAAAATGTGGTATTATTAAGGATAATGGGATTACAGTAAGTTATCTTGATCAGAAAAATGAAGCACTTGAAGTCATTAAAAAAACTGCAGAAGAAAGAAACAATCACTTTGTAGTGCCGAGTAATCATTATAAGATTATTAGTAATGACTTAAATGGGATTGTTTTTAATTATAATGCGTATGAGAATCTTCGAATCACTTTATTAGGTAAGCATCAATTATTAAATGCTATTACTGCAATTACAGTGATCGAGGTATTGAATGAAAAAGGTTTATTGAGGGTATCTAGAGAAAGTTTAATAAATGGTCTTAGTAATGCAAAGTGGATTGGAAGGTTTGAGGTATTAAAAACGGAGCCTTATTTTATCATTGATGGTGCTCATAATATTTCTGGTATTGAAGCTTTATCAGATTCTGTTGATGCTTATTTGATGGATAAGAAATTGACTTTTTTAGTTGGGATGTTGAAGGATAAGGACTATGAGCAAATCTTAAGTATTATTGGGCATAAGGCTCATAGGATTATTGCTACGACCCCTGATAATCCTCGAGCTTTGTCTGGTGAAGCGTTAGGTGAGGTTGCTAGGAAGTATTGTGAGGATGTTATAGTGGAAGAAGAGATTGAAAATGCTATTACTAGGGCTTTTGAATGTACAAGGAAAGATGAAGTGATTTTGTGTTTTGGGTCGTTATATTTGATTGGGGAAGTAAGGAGAAGAGTCTTGTGTTTTAATTAGTGAATAGGAAGACTAAGGTATTATATATATAAGATTAATTGCCCCATATCCTTCCTTGGATATAAGGGGCAAGCTACGCCATCCTTGGCTCCGCTGTTACATCTTATATATATATACCTTAGTCTGAGAGTACTGTTTGTTATGGATTTGATAGGGAAGATTCTTATAATAGTATATAATGACAATTATAAATATAAATAAACTTTAGTTTTTACTTTGAAAGGAGATTTTTTTATGGAACAACATAAGATTGATAGGATAAATGAGTTGGCTAGGAAGAAGAAGGCAGAAGGGTTGACTGAGGCTGAAGTTCAGGAGCAGGCTGTTCTTAGGGAAGAGTATTTGTCTTTGATTAGAGGGAATTTTAGAAGTACTATGAGTACTATTAAGATTAAGGATGAAGATGGTACCATAAGACCATTAAAACCGAAAGAATGACGAAGAAAGAGATTCGTCGTTTTATTTCTCAAAAGAAGAGTCTTTTAAGGGAAGACAAGATTCGCTTTGATAGTGAGACAATAGCAAGAACCCTTCTTGAACAAGTAGAATATGATAGTTGTAATACTATTTTTGTCTATGTGCCTTTTAATCAAGAAGTGAGAACTCAAGGGATTATTGAACAAGGGTGGATGGATCATAAAAGAATTGCCGTACCTAAGATAGTGGATAATGTAATGAGATTTTATTACATAAGTTCGTGGAATGATTTGCAAATTGGGTACTATAATATACTTGAGCCACATAGTAAAGAGGAAGCTTTATTAGATGAGACGACTTTAGTCATTATGCCTGGGTTAGCTTTTGATACCCAAAGAAATCGAATAGGTTATGGTGGCGGTTTCTATGATAAATTTTTAGAGGATAGAAAACCTTTTTCAAAGATTGCACTTACATTTGATTTTCAAGTTTTAGATAGTATTCCAAATGAACATAATGATATAAAACCTGATACCATTATAACTGAAAAAAGAATAATAAGAGGTGATAAGGATGTCTAATGAATTAATAATGAAGGGGCAGAAAGCCCAAGAAGTAAGTCGTAAGCTAATGCTTTTAAGTTCTAATGAAAAGAATAATGCTCTTGAAGCTGTTGCAGAGGCTTTGATAAAGAGAGAGGCAGAGATTCTTGAAGAGAATGGAAAAGATTTAGAAAGTGCGAAAGAAAAAGGTATTACTGGGGCCTTAATGGATAGGCTAACACTGAATCATAATAGAATTGAAGGTATTGCAGAAGGTCTGAAAATGCTAATTAATTTAGAAGATCCAGTAGGAGAAGTCTTATGGATGAAAAAAAGACCTAATGGCTTACAGTTAGGGCAAAAAAGAGTGCCTTTAGGGGTTATTGGTATTATTTATGAAGCAAGACCAAATGTAACTGTTGACGCTTTTGGTTTGTGTTTTAAAACAGGAAATGCAGTGATTCTTAGAGGCGGTAGTGAAGCCATTCATGCCAATACTAAAATTGTTGAGATTATTCAAGATGCACTAATGAGCATAGGTCTTCCAGCAGAAGCCGTTCAATTGTTAGAAGATACAAGCAGAGAAACCGCTAAAGAAATGATGCGCTTAAATCAATATATTGATGTGCTTATCCCAAGAGGTGGGGCAGGTTTAATTAAAACCGTAGTAGAAAACAGTACCATTCCTGTTATTGAAACAGGGGTAGGTAATTGCCATGTGTATATTGACTCTGAAGCAGATATTAATATGGCTGTAAAAGTTGCTTATAATGCCAAAACCCATAGACCAGGGGTATGTAATGCTTGTGAGAGTATTTTAATTAATAAAGAGATTTTAGATAAAGTAGCGCCTCTATTAATTGCCAAATTACAAGAAGGCAATGTTGAAATCCGTGGCGACGAAGAAATTAAAAAATACAGTGACAAAATAGTTGATGCTTGCGAAGAGGATTGGTCAACAGAGTATTTAGATTATATTGTTTCTATGAAAACTGTAGCAAATATTGAAGAGGCCATTAATCATATTAACACTTACGGATCAAAGCATTCAGAAGCCATCATAACAAATAATTATGAAAAATCAAATCGATTCTTAGATGCAATAGATGCAGCTGCTGTTTATGTCAATGCATCCACTCGATTTACAGATGGATTTGAATTTGGTTTTGGTGCAGAAATCGGTATTAGTACTCAAAAACTCCATGCAAGAGGACCAATGGGGTTAAAAGAATTAACAACGACAAAATATATTATATACGGTAATGGACAAATTAGAGAATAATAGCAGACACCTGATAAGATTAAATTTATATTAAAATTTAGTATCAAAATGGGAACAAAACTTTTAATCACTACGTCAATTAGTATATACCAAGTTTTAACAACTATTACCTTAGGAGGTTAAAAATGAAAAAAATATATATTGGCGTAGTTTTTTTATTGTTGGTTATAGGGAGTTTGACATTAATTAGACTTTTTGTATTAGGGGAAGAAAAAGAAAGTTTTATTGAAAGCAGGGGGATTACTAAAGTAGGTATTATATCTGTTTGGTCAGACTTAGATAATAAGCAATATGCATTAAAAGAAGAAATAGAAGTTATGGATAAGGAGACAATTGATAAGTTTATAGAGATAATTAATAATGGAACATTAAGTAAAGGTCTTTTAATGGATCGATTGCCTCACGAATATGAATTGAAAATATATTATAAAGATAGAATTATTAGATGTTCCTATGGTTATGAGGAGTCCCAATATAATATGCAAATTCAAGGTGTAAGTGGTGTTATTACAATTGATCATAGGATAATGGATGAATTAATTATTGGTGTTACAGGCGAAGTGAATAGACAAAAAAACGTGAACCCATATTAAAAGAGACAATTATTAATTGTCTCTTTTAATATATTCTATTATAGGTGATATATGGATTTTGATTATACATGAGTTCCGGAAACCCGCAACCATCCTTGCTGCGTTATTACACTTATATAAAATAAAAATTCTTGTTCTATCAGCTTGCCTACAGACTGAGAGACAATTATTAATGATCCCCTTAATATGTTTGTTAGTTAATGATTTGAATATTCCTTTCTAACTGTCTATAAACCTCAACAAGCTTATCTTCTAAAGCATCTTTTTCAGGATCAACATATTTACCAGATGCTTCAAACCAATTTATGATTTCTTTCAAACCTTCATTTAAGCCAATTGTTGCTTCATACTCTGGAGCATCTCTTTTGATCTTTGAATTATCAAATATACCTGGATAACATTTTTCTAAGTGTATATGAGTAAATAGGTCTGGGTTTCCTTTATAAAGGATCTCAGATGGCAAATAGTTAATAATAGGTTCAATCCCAACGATTTTACCAATCTCTAAGTATAAATCTTTCCACATTTGTCTATCTTCATTTGTAATGTGATATGCTTCACCGTATGCTTTTTTATTCCCTACTAATGCCACATAGCCTTTCGCCAAATCAGGTGCAAAAGTAAAGCTCCAAGGGTTTGTACCATCACCAAACATAATAAGTGGTTTGCCTTTTTTTATTCTATCCACAATACCATAATTTTGTCTTAAGACACCTATATTGGCCGCACCTATACCATAAGTTAAAGAAGGTCTAACAATTGTAATAGGAAGTATGCCTTCTTCAATCACTGTGTGAAGATATCTTTCCATTTCAGCTTTTTTATATGCATATAGGAAGCTTGGGTCATCACATAATGATTCTTTTTCTTCAATAATGGGTAACGTATTATAAGGTCTTTTATAAGCTGCTACACTAGAAGTGAAAATTATTTGACTGGTTTGATTTTTAAAAGTATCAACGGTCATTATGGCATCTTGTTCATGAAAGGAAATCATATCAATAACAACATCAAAAAAACGATTCTTAAATGCAGATTCAAACTGTTCTTTATTATTTCTATCACCAATAATCTGCTCAACTTGACCATCAAATAATGTATTGTTACCTCTATTAAAGATAGTTACTTCATAATTTTTATTCAATAGTTCTACAACAATAGCACGACTGATTACACCTGTTCCACCTAAAACTAAAACTTTCATCTTACCCCATCCTTTCAACTTATATTCTTCTTTAGTATAGCCTAATAACAAAATTGAAACAACGCAATATTTGCGGGGTGTGAATTCAAAGTAAATAGATTTTGCATAATTCATCTAAATCCTGTAAACTATTTATACAATAGTTGAAAGGACTGAAGGTATGAATTCTAAAAAAATAATCTTTGGGATAATTGGTAGTGGATGGAGAGCTGAATGTTTTTTAAATGTGGCAAAAGCATGTCCTGATCGATTTGAAGTCTGTGGTGTTGTAACAAGAAGTGAAGAAAACAAAATAAAGATAGGTAACAAATGGAATGTGAATGTCTATCATACCATAGAAGAACTTCTAGAAGAGCATAAGCCGGAATTTGTAATAACTGCAGTTGCTAAAAAAGCCGGAACAGAGGTTATCTTAGATCTTACATCTAAGAATATTCCTGTATTAGCAGAGACCCCACCAGGAAATACAATAGAAGACTTAATTAGATTACATAATAATATTAATGTAAACTCGAAAATACAAATTGCAGAGCAATATCATCTACAACCGATTCATGCATCGAGGATATCATTAATAGATGCCAAGACAATTGGACCCGTACAATATTGTGAAGTTTCAATTAGCCAAGGGTACCATAGTATAAGTTTAATGAGAAAGTACTTAGGCATACAATTTGAAAATGCTACCATCAGAGCCTACAGATTTAAAAATCCTGTTATTGAAGGACCTGGAAGAAGCGGTCCACCTAATAAAGATAATTTAGTGGAAAATGAACATACAATAGCCATTTTAGATTTTGATGGTAAAGTGGGATGTCATAATTTTGAAAATAACCAACATCGTTCTTGGGTAAGATCTCAAAATGTTGTCATTAGAGGCACAAAAGGGGAAATAAAAAATACAAGAGTGAGTTATTTAAAGGATTATCTAACACCAATAGAATTTGAGCTTAAAAGAAAAAGTGCAGGAGAATTTGAGAATCTAGAAGGTTATTACTTTAAAGGCATTATAGGTGAAGGGGAATGGCTATATAAAAATGAGTTTATGCCTTCTAGAATGTCAGATGAAGAAATAGCTTTAGGGACTACAATTATAAAAATGAGCGAATATGTAAAAACAGGACAATCTTTTTATAGTCTG
Proteins encoded:
- a CDS encoding DUF896 domain-containing protein, with the protein product MEQHKIDRINELARKKKAEGLTEAEVQEQAVLREEYLSLIRGNFRSTMSTIKIKDEDGTIRPLKPKE
- a CDS encoding NAD(P)/FAD-dependent oxidoreductase, coding for MIRIQQLRFELNHNDNNIKNKILKELRITEDALKEYRIIKKSIDARKKNNIIIVYTIDIKVQDEKSVMKKINNNNIMLTTHQKYTFNVTGPEKIKHRPIIVGTGPAGLFAALLLAEKGFKPIIIERGQPVEERFKDVNRFWETGVLNPESNVQFGEGGAGTFSDGKLNTMVKEETGRNHKVLETFVEAGAPSEILYINKPHIGTDYLRTVVKNMREKLIDLGADIKFGTKLTDIIIENNTIIGIEVNNNEKIECQMLILAIGHSARDTFEMLYKHNIQMASKPFAIGVRIEHPQILISKNQYGDYYESPHLPVADYKLTHKCSNGRSIYSFCMCPGGFVVNASSEKGRIVTNGMSNYARDEVNANSAIIVTVKPEDFESEHPLAAIAFQRKWEEKAFQVGGSSYKVPIQLVDDFYKNKASNNLGDVMPSLKEQGVLANIQECLPHYVIEGLKEGIQAFDKKIKGFARQDAILSGVETRTSSPVRIHRDDNFESNIKGLYPCGEGAGYAGGITSAAMDGIKTAEAIFKRFKPE
- a CDS encoding glutamate-5-semialdehyde dehydrogenase, translating into MSNELIMKGQKAQEVSRKLMLLSSNEKNNALEAVAEALIKREAEILEENGKDLESAKEKGITGALMDRLTLNHNRIEGIAEGLKMLINLEDPVGEVLWMKKRPNGLQLGQKRVPLGVIGIIYEARPNVTVDAFGLCFKTGNAVILRGGSEAIHANTKIVEIIQDALMSIGLPAEAVQLLEDTSRETAKEMMRLNQYIDVLIPRGGAGLIKTVVENSTIPVIETGVGNCHVYIDSEADINMAVKVAYNAKTHRPGVCNACESILINKEILDKVAPLLIAKLQEGNVEIRGDEEIKKYSDKIVDACEEDWSTEYLDYIVSMKTVANIEEAINHINTYGSKHSEAIITNNYEKSNRFLDAIDAAAVYVNASTRFTDGFEFGFGAEIGISTQKLHARGPMGLKELTTTKYIIYGNGQIRE
- a CDS encoding NAD-dependent epimerase/dehydratase family protein; its protein translation is MKVLVLGGTGVISRAIVVELLNKNYEVTIFNRGNNTLFDGQVEQIIGDRNNKEQFESAFKNRFFDVVIDMISFHEQDAIMTVDTFKNQTSQIIFTSSVAAYKRPYNTLPIIEEKESLCDDPSFLYAYKKAEMERYLHTVIEEGILPITIVRPSLTYGIGAANIGVLRQNYGIVDRIKKGKPLIMFGDGTNPWSFTFAPDLAKGYVALVGNKKAYGEAYHITNEDRQMWKDLYLEIGKIVGIEPIINYLPSEILYKGNPDLFTHIHLEKCYPGIFDNSKIKRDAPEYEATIGLNEGLKEIINWFEASGKYVDPEKDALEDKLVEVYRQLERNIQIIN
- a CDS encoding 5-formyltetrahydrofolate cyclo-ligase, with the translated sequence MTKKEIRRFISQKKSLLREDKIRFDSETIARTLLEQVEYDSCNTIFVYVPFNQEVRTQGIIEQGWMDHKRIAVPKIVDNVMRFYYISSWNDLQIGYYNILEPHSKEEALLDETTLVIMPGLAFDTQRNRIGYGGGFYDKFLEDRKPFSKIALTFDFQVLDSIPNEHNDIKPDTIITEKRIIRGDKDV
- the proB gene encoding glutamate 5-kinase, with translation MSKRSHLKDKKRIVIKIGSSSLTHPETGHLNLAKLDKFTRILSDLKNKNKDVILVTSGAIAVGYKAVGLKEKPVEISKKQACASVGQAILMMIYQKLFREYNQTASQILLTKDIMDSDIRRRNAENTFKELFEMNVIPIVNENDTISTEEIEFGDNDTLSAIVATLVKADLLILLSDIEGLYTDDPRKNKDAVFVEEVAVIDENLLNMAKGAGSKVGTGGMITKILAAKIATESGVDMVISNGDDVNNILRIIDGENIGTLFCKN
- a CDS encoding NAD(P)/FAD-dependent oxidoreductase, whose product is MGKNTVAIIGGGASGLVAGIVSARGGAKVTIIERMDRLGKKILATGNGRCNLTNTVLSVDHFNGENPKFSMPVLSAFDVEKTIEFFNGLGIYPRVENGYVYPYSNQASSVLDVLRQEIEQLKINVVYEEEVKEIEKKKNQFIIHTNGNKYYTNKVILCAGGNSTPNLGSNGSGFDLAKKLGHRIVSPYPALVQIKASENYLKRIKGVRVIAKLHLYIDDTLKREEVGEVLFTDYGLSGIPILQISRYIGEAINNGKKIKVLLDLIPELETEALDKILVERFTNMPYKSIEDNLIGLLNKKLIPIITHLSDIKDNQPVSQISKSQRHKLIESIKNLTFNITGTNDWNQSQVTVGGVATDEVDPNTLESKIHPNLYFAGEILDIDGDCGGYNLQWAWSSGYIAGKTIVKKTN
- a CDS encoding bifunctional folylpolyglutamate synthase/dihydrofolate synthase; translated protein: MTYEDALEYIHGSLRFGDKLGLDNIRKLLELMGNPQKKLKFIHVAGTNGKGSTCAILASILKEEGYKVGMFTSPYIEAFTERIIINDEQILKMDLARITEDIKSHVDHMVKEGFNHPTEFEIVTAIGFQHFFEKNCDIVVLEVGMGGRLDSTNVIDLPLVSVITSISLDHTDYLGDTIDKIAFEKCGIIKDNGITVSYLDQKNEALEVIKKTAEERNNHFVVPSNHYKIISNDLNGIVFNYNAYENLRITLLGKHQLLNAITAITVIEVLNEKGLLRVSRESLINGLSNAKWIGRFEVLKTEPYFIIDGAHNISGIEALSDSVDAYLMDKKLTFLVGMLKDKDYEQILSIIGHKAHRIIATTPDNPRALSGEALGEVARKYCEDVIVEEEIENAITRAFECTRKDEVILCFGSLYLIGEVRRRVLCFN